The Cytophagales bacterium DNA segment AAAACTTCTATCAAAAACGATAGATATGTTGATTCAAAATATGTGAGTGAAGCATCAGCCATGGGTTATTTAGCCGCAACAATAGCTATAAAAGGGTATTTATTAGAACATGGAATTGTTGATGGCAGGCATAAATTACCCAAAAGCTATGATCAATATACGATGTTTATAAAAAAGGTTCCGAAGAATGGCAAATTAATGGCTCATTATAATACGGTATATGAAAACTTACATATTGCCGGATACTATGAAGGATATTGTAACGTGAAATTAATAAAAGGTGGTTTTGAAAGTGCCCAGAAGATAATTGAAATACTGTCAAATTAAAAATCTAACAAAAATATTTCAATCATGATCAATGTAACAGACAAAGCAAAGGATCAAATACTGAACCTGAGAAAACATAAAGGACACGATGAAACTTACATCATACGTGTTTCCGTTGAAAGCGGTGGGTGTTCCGGCTTATCCTACAAATTAGACTTTGATAATCAAAGCAAAGAAGGTGACCAGGTTTTTGAAGATAAAGGAGTAAAAATATTGGTTGATAAAAAAAGCCTGCTCTACCTTTTGGGCACCACCCTTGACTTTTCAGATGGGCTCAATGGCAAAGGTTTCGTGTTTAATAACCCCAATGCCAGCAGAACTTGTGGGTGTGGGGAGAGTTTTGCATTGTGAATAGGGTCTTTTTCAACAACACTGTTATTGCGCGGCAAATCTATTCATAACACAAAAGCCCTTTCACTACGCTGAAAAGGCTTTTATAACACAACTAACTATGCTGCTTTTGCTCCATGCCTACTAATCCTTCAACATCTTCTTATATATCCGTTCCCCGTTTTTCTCCAGATGCAGGAAGTAAACGCCTTTGGCAAGATCTGAAACATTGACCGATACAGAATTAAAACCTACGTATGCATAATATTTGTCACTCATAGATTCTTTACCGGTAATATCAAAAATTGTCAGGTTTACAACATCTTCTGAATTGGAATTAAAGGTGATCACTACGCTACCCTCAGCAGGAACCGGGTATATATTTCCGATCTCAAAAACCCCGGTATTCACATTCACCTTGATAATCTCAGAAAATGACTCCTGTCCATCAAAATCGGTCTGCTTCAGCCTGTAATAATTTACGCCTTTATTTGGTTTATCATCAACATGCAAGTAATCTCTGATATCATTTGAAGTACCTGCTCCGGGAATAGTGCCAATGGTTTCAAAATTTTTCCCGTCTTTACTTCTTTGAATATTGAAATGATCATTATTTTCCTCTGAAACTGTTATCCACTCTAATACCACATAGGTTCCTTTTGCATAACCGGTAAAATAAAGCAACTCAATAGGTAATACTACTGCTGGTGTTTTAGAAGCAGCAATAGCTACTTGTGAAAACCCTGAGTATGCTGTTCTCTTAGCTACAACTACGCCTCCAATTACCCCTGTACCGGCAGAATCATAGGTCCCCGCTAACGTCCAGGGAGGTGTGTTATCAACCCTTTTTACGATCGTATGAGCTGAATCTACAAAGGTAAGACCGTAGTCTCTTCCATACAATGTAAGATCATAGTCAGTAGTTGCGGCTGGATTATCAGGAGTCATTGTCCATACACCTCCAATTGAGCCGCCATTATCCAGAATCGTATCATAGACACCACCATTTTCTAACAAAGCTAAACCATCAAAAATTACAACGGAAGTATTTTCAAAAAATACATTTAAATAGCTTAAACCCCCTACGGCTGAGATATTTATATTGAACAATTGAAAAGAACCACCGTTTCCAACAGGGAAGTCATAAATACCTCCAGCCGCAAGAATATACCTGGTAAGATTTCCCCAAATATAACTGGCTGTGGAACTACCCGTTACTGCATCTTCATCGGTATTGAGCACAACCACTGCTTTATCTATGGTTGTTTCCAATACTCCATTTGTAAGTCTTAACTCTCCGGTAGCATTTATAGTCACATTAGCAGCAGCAGCGCCTGATAGTGTTACCAATGGCGTTGAAGAAGTATTATTGATCTGCAGTATATTAAAAGGCCCTGCAGCAGTTGTGATTAATTGTGAACCCGTAGCGCTGACAAATGCCACCAAACCACTGTCAGGCATGGATATGGCACCACCTTGCGTCCAGTCACCACATACATTTAATTTAGCTAAACTATCACCAAACGTAAGTGTTCCGCCACTTTGAATCTCAATATTTCTAACTCTTGCAACACCACCATTAGCAAATAGAATTGAAGGTTCATTCACACCCGCAGTTGGTATTACAGCATCGAGGTAACAACTTGGGGTACAATTGTCCCAGTTATTATCATCAAACCAATCTGTGCTTACACTTCCGTCCCAAGTTGTAGGACTAGTGCCGTCTCCTGTTACTGAGGCAACTCCTTCAGTCCTTGAACTTTCGTCACAACCACTTTCAATCACAGATACCCACACTAAACTATCGTTTGGTCCGGTAGGGACCAAAAGATCATAGCTGAAATCGGTTGAAGATTGCAATACAGTGCCTCCTGATACCAAATTATACCATACATAAGTTGCCCCTGCAATAGACGGATCAACCGTTAATGTTATAAAACCCGTTGCACATTGAGTAAACGGACTACCCGTAAAGGCAGGGGGTGTATCCGTACCCGTTAAAACTACAGTATCGCGCACACCAACACAACCACCGGCAGTGCTGACTGCTCCTACATAATAATTTGTAGCGCCTATAAGTACAGGATCAACCGTATAGGCCGATCCTGTACCTAATTGATTTCCTCCCAAAGGAGCATCATACCATACATAATTATAACCGGCTACGGTTGGAGACACAGTCAGATCCTGGCTGCCGCCTGCGCATCGTGAAGTATCTGCTGCTGCGGGTTGTGCCGGATCACCCAAATTACTTAAATTGTTAATGTATGCTGCATTCGCTGCATTATTTGCTGCCCCGGGTGTTTCGTCAGCGGGGACATTACCTGCAGTAAAGTTTGCAACATCTCTGTAATCTGTATCATTAAAATAAAAGACCTTCCCGGTACCGCTTGAAGTTAGTACGTTCAGGTTATCCGGGCCACCGGTCATATTATTAGAAGAGCTTCCATAAGATATACCATGAAAGTAAGTGCCGTCAGGATTGCGAACCTGGATCGCATCTCCGAGATTACGCATAGCAACAGTGGTCCAACTACCCGGAGCAGTAAGTCCACAGGGAGAATAATCAGAGCTGCCGCCACCACCACCGGAGGGCGTTGTACTACATTTTATTAGTCCTGCATCATTGGCCGGTAAAATATAGACGCTATCCGGAGTGCCGGTATCATCAGGGTCGTCAGCTTGTGTGATAGCAGGGTTCTTATCGCCATTGTTATAAATAAGTATGATAGAACCCACCGGCACCGATGCCCACCTGGCAATGGCGTCAAATTCAATATAACCCGGAGCCACGCCTGCATCTTGTTGTTTGGTGCTGAATCCATCGTTGCTTGCCCCGTTATTATCATCCACAATATACCCCCTGATATCAACTGTGGAACAGGCAGCGCCTACAACAAGCAATTCAACGTATTCCTGAGATCCAGCCGGACCGTTGGAAAATTCATTGATAATTATTCCTGAACCCGAACATG contains these protein-coding regions:
- a CDS encoding iron-sulfur cluster assembly accessory protein, giving the protein MINVTDKAKDQILNLRKHKGHDETYIIRVSVESGGCSGLSYKLDFDNQSKEGDQVFEDKGVKILVDKKSLLYLLGTTLDFSDGLNGKGFVFNNPNASRTCGCGESFAL
- a CDS encoding T9SS type A sorting domain-containing protein: MKKFIPYYVNCSKIAPPSLNLTGLRVRFSVLSITAISFILLLFSFLYSQRSYGQTLLDNYDGVGDLTYTTEGTWLITGGQYEGQNAASSTPEHSYASYDLTGSIAGWDLNKANTNTWFGWMDLNRSLVSGWGGSSYSCGMVLAANNTDFNSGSPAGYAVVFRNSPDELVLVKFSGNITSGTINLWSGTTELISSGYTYLDGDNGVNFFVEFLSDGTWKISYLAGAKLSDANATNSANYTGGSATSANDETYTGATYKYAGWVYAHSSAGGQVAYFDNFGAGQGGGVTADRLTFTNIPGSCREENQTFSVTVCATDASLNVDNTYTGTITVSKASGPGTLSGTLVLAATAGCATFADLSFDAAGAYTLSATDGSLTDGISGSFTISVSCSGSGIIINEFSNGPAGSQEYVELLVVGAACSTVDIRGYIVDDNNGASNDGFSTKQQDAGVAPGYIEFDAIARWASVPVGSIILIYNNGDKNPAITQADDPDDTGTPDSVYILPANDAGLIKCSTTPSGGGGGSSDYSPCGLTAPGSWTTVAMRNLGDAIQVRNPDGTYFHGISYGSSSNNMTGGPDNLNVLTSSGTGKVFYFNDTDYRDVANFTAGNVPADETPGAANNAANAAYINNLSNLGDPAQPAAADTSRCAGGSQDLTVSPTVAGYNYVWYDAPLGGNQLGTGSAYTVDPVLIGATNYYVGAVSTAGGCVGVRDTVVLTGTDTPPAFTGSPFTQCATGFITLTVDPSIAGATYVWYNLVSGGTVLQSSTDFSYDLLVPTGPNDSLVWVSVIESGCDESSRTEGVASVTGDGTSPTTWDGSVSTDWFDDNNWDNCTPSCYLDAVIPTAGVNEPSILFANGGVARVRNIEIQSGGTLTFGDSLAKLNVCGDWTQGGAISMPDSGLVAFVSATGSQLITTAAGPFNILQINNTSSTPLVTLSGAAAANVTINATGELRLTNGVLETTIDKAVVVLNTDEDAVTGSSTASYIWGNLTRYILAAGGIYDFPVGNGGSFQLFNINISAVGGLSYLNVFFENTSVVIFDGLALLENGGVYDTILDNGGSIGGVWTMTPDNPAATTDYDLTLYGRDYGLTFVDSAHTIVKRVDNTPPWTLAGTYDSAGTGVIGGVVVAKRTAYSGFSQVAIAASKTPAVVLPIELLYFTGYAKGTYVVLEWITVSEENNDHFNIQRSKDGKNFETIGTIPGAGTSNDIRDYLHVDDKPNKGVNYYRLKQTDFDGQESFSEIIKVNVNTGVFEIGNIYPVPAEGSVVITFNSNSEDVVNLTIFDITGKESMSDKYYAYVGFNSVSVNVSDLAKGVYFLHLEKNGERIYKKMLKD